From Paenibacillus graminis, a single genomic window includes:
- a CDS encoding DUF6550 family protein: MKKKRILLIASGLVIVAIGVYLWSDSSHPDDNKNVATLSNKVSVASPSPAIKAPDVTKALVISSEQPSSSQVAVPEISPQPSPSEAPILQPEKEATKVEVPISQPKITSKPTEPPKPKVKEPEKVKSSATPPKYDEKQTEPNKETATTPRAGDKNDKGQVYVPGFGWVRDQGGGSQGTSVGSEGDELTGNKVGSMD; encoded by the coding sequence TTGAAGAAGAAAAGAATTTTATTGATAGCCAGTGGCCTGGTCATTGTAGCCATCGGAGTATACTTGTGGAGTGACTCTTCCCATCCAGATGATAATAAGAATGTAGCTACTCTTAGTAATAAGGTTTCCGTTGCTTCACCCTCTCCTGCAATAAAAGCACCCGACGTAACAAAGGCCCTCGTCATCTCTTCGGAACAACCAAGTTCATCACAAGTTGCTGTACCCGAAATCAGCCCCCAACCTTCGCCTTCTGAAGCCCCTATCCTCCAGCCTGAAAAAGAAGCAACCAAGGTTGAAGTCCCTATCTCCCAGCCTAAAATAACCTCTAAACCCACAGAACCACCAAAACCAAAAGTTAAGGAGCCTGAAAAAGTAAAGTCCTCTGCGACCCCACCTAAGTATGACGAGAAGCAAACTGAACCAAATAAGGAAACGGCAACTACTCCTAGAGCAGGAGATAAGAACGACAAAGGGCAAGTTTATGTTCCTGGGTTTGGTTGGGTCAGGGATCAAGGCGGTGGGAGTCAAGGAACAAGCGTAGGCAGTGAAGGCGATGAACTAACCGGCAACAAAGTTGGCTCGATGGACTAA
- the cpaB gene encoding Flp pilus assembly protein CpaB — protein sequence MKNLFRKRSTVGFLCIILSLILTLGIAPLLNQKSSEQTSIVRLVKNVTKGTAIASDDIETVQVGAYHLPADVLSSPDNVIGHYATVDMLKGDYLLPGKLSTVLLDAYVSRLSGTKQAISISIKSLAAGLSGKLQSGDIVTLIASDYGELRTTTAPPELQYVEVLGVTTSSGAEAQSPENASTNSDGEEQELPSTLTLLVLPQQASLLADLENKSKLHVALVYRGDAATAKIFTDKQDAYFAASSAPKEESGHE from the coding sequence TTGAAAAACCTTTTTCGAAAACGTTCGACTGTAGGCTTTCTTTGTATTATCCTCTCGCTCATTTTAACATTGGGGATTGCTCCTCTGTTAAACCAAAAAAGCAGTGAACAAACCAGTATTGTCCGTTTGGTTAAGAACGTGACCAAAGGAACCGCAATTGCCTCGGACGATATAGAGACGGTACAAGTTGGGGCATATCATTTACCGGCCGATGTACTGTCGTCACCGGACAATGTAATCGGCCATTACGCAACTGTCGATATGCTCAAAGGGGATTATCTTCTTCCTGGGAAACTGTCTACGGTGCTGCTGGACGCCTATGTAAGCCGCTTGAGTGGAACCAAACAAGCCATTTCGATTTCGATCAAAAGCTTAGCTGCTGGTTTATCCGGAAAACTGCAATCCGGTGACATTGTAACTCTGATTGCTTCCGACTATGGTGAACTGCGTACCACGACTGCCCCGCCGGAATTGCAATATGTAGAGGTACTGGGAGTTACAACGAGCAGTGGTGCTGAGGCCCAATCACCTGAGAATGCATCAACGAATTCGGATGGAGAAGAACAAGAACTGCCGTCAACCTTAACGTTGTTAGTTCTTCCGCAGCAAGCATCCCTCTTGGCCGACCTGGAAAACAAGAGCAAACTTCATGTAGCTTTGGTCTACCGCGGAGATGCAGCTACTGCCAAAATTTTCACTGATAAACAGGATGCTTATTTCGCAGCAAGTTCTGCTCCGAAGGAGGAGAGCGGTCATGAATGA
- a CDS encoding VirD4-like conjugal transfer protein, CD1115 family produces the protein MQREGNRERLYYIGDDVHSLCVGATRSGKSRTVVLQSIGLLGLAGESMVISDPKAELFHFSHVLLEKLGYTVWTLDFRHPEKSHHYNLLQPIIDAALADDQEQAEMLAWDMTQVLVGKSQGEKIWTNGEMSVIASSILSVVWDNIKRPEYQNLTNVYWFLAEMNRQIGNKTPMQEYLKRLPQNHPARALLSISDIAPSRTKGSFYTSALTTLRLFTSKSIYAITHKSDFSLADLGQKKQALFIILPDEKTTFYPVASLMVSQLYELLTTQADVRGGRLERRVNFILDEFGNFTPIADFTNKLTVGGGRGMRFNLFVQSFEQLKEKYDDHVAGTIKSNCQTWIYLQADDLETLREISEKLGTYTTSSYQLSASHGKYSTPSTSHSLNLLERKLLTVDEVRRVSRPYQIVLSRSHPAMMYSPDLSEWAFNAMMGLGDKEHNRHVREEREQRRPILTNTREEVKLWNIWIYYQKDIARQLAEQRQQAATSSGGFMPPPFDD, from the coding sequence ATGCAGCGTGAAGGTAACCGGGAGCGTCTCTACTATATCGGGGATGATGTGCATTCCCTGTGCGTAGGAGCTACTCGGAGCGGTAAATCGCGTACAGTGGTGTTACAATCCATCGGCCTCTTAGGACTGGCTGGAGAATCCATGGTCATCAGTGACCCGAAAGCGGAATTATTTCATTTTAGCCATGTGCTGTTAGAGAAACTGGGATACACCGTCTGGACGCTGGATTTCCGGCATCCCGAAAAAAGCCATCACTATAACCTGCTGCAACCTATTATCGACGCAGCACTGGCCGATGACCAGGAACAGGCCGAAATGCTGGCTTGGGATATGACACAGGTATTGGTCGGCAAATCACAGGGAGAGAAAATCTGGACGAATGGAGAAATGTCGGTTATTGCTTCTTCCATTCTTAGTGTAGTTTGGGATAACATCAAACGTCCGGAATATCAGAACCTCACCAATGTATATTGGTTTTTGGCAGAGATGAACCGACAGATCGGCAACAAGACTCCGATGCAGGAATACCTTAAACGCCTACCTCAGAATCATCCGGCCCGTGCCCTGCTCAGCATTTCCGACATTGCGCCTTCTCGCACCAAGGGTAGCTTTTATACTTCGGCACTTACGACTCTAAGACTTTTCACATCCAAATCTATTTATGCCATTACCCACAAAAGCGACTTTTCCCTGGCTGACCTCGGTCAGAAGAAACAGGCGCTTTTTATCATTCTTCCGGATGAAAAGACCACCTTCTACCCTGTCGCTTCCCTGATGGTTTCGCAGCTCTATGAACTCCTTACCACTCAGGCCGATGTCCGCGGCGGGAGATTGGAACGGCGTGTCAACTTCATTTTAGATGAATTTGGCAACTTTACACCGATTGCAGATTTCACCAACAAACTGACGGTAGGCGGCGGACGTGGGATGCGCTTCAACTTATTTGTCCAAAGCTTTGAACAGCTCAAAGAGAAATACGACGATCATGTAGCCGGTACGATCAAGAGCAACTGCCAAACCTGGATTTATCTGCAGGCTGATGATCTGGAGACCTTACGTGAAATCAGTGAGAAGTTGGGGACATACACCACCTCTAGCTATCAGCTTTCAGCTTCGCATGGCAAATATTCTACTCCCAGTACTTCCCACAGCCTTAATTTATTAGAGCGCAAGCTACTGACCGTTGACGAAGTACGCCGTGTGTCCCGGCCTTATCAAATCGTCCTCTCCCGTTCTCACCCCGCCATGATGTATTCTCCGGATCTCAGTGAATGGGCATTTAACGCCATGATGGGTCTGGGCGACAAGGAACATAACCGACACGTCCGCGAGGAACGAGAGCAGCGCCGACCCATTCTGACTAACACGAGAGAGGAGGTGAAGCTGTGGAACATCTGGATTTATTATCAAAAGGACATCGCAAGACAATTGGCCGAGCAACGTCAGCAGGCCGCAACCTCCTCCGGCGGATTCATGCCTCCGCCCTTCGACGATTAG
- a CDS encoding C39 family peptidase, protein MDPVTAKLLLKLSARIAADKESRKRIVLLIVTPIIAFLLLVSLVLQILTSPIESLKLMLNTKETPVVDELRVDYGFTQALQASDDGYVESLGQQYEDVTFQDGSQEVVYFNQLDTRWANLPYGPLDTIGVAGCGPTSLSIVVSTLTGNTVDPVTMSKWAYEHGYLAEGVGSYHSLIPDGAKHFGLNVTGSSINEAQKVIDALAQGKLVVAIMSKGHFTSSGHFMVLRGVTSDGKILVADPASRKRSQQAWDFSIILNEARKNASAGGPFWIIG, encoded by the coding sequence TTGGATCCGGTTACAGCTAAACTATTACTTAAACTTTCGGCAAGAATTGCGGCCGATAAAGAATCGCGTAAACGAATAGTCCTGCTCATCGTCACTCCCATCATTGCCTTTCTACTTCTCGTATCTTTGGTACTCCAGATTCTCACCTCACCTATTGAGTCACTCAAACTCATGCTGAACACGAAAGAAACTCCGGTGGTTGATGAACTAAGAGTGGACTACGGCTTCACTCAAGCACTTCAGGCCTCTGACGATGGATATGTAGAAAGCCTTGGACAGCAATATGAAGACGTCACTTTTCAAGATGGAAGCCAGGAAGTTGTTTACTTCAATCAACTCGATACACGCTGGGCGAATCTGCCCTATGGTCCTCTTGACACCATTGGCGTTGCTGGCTGCGGGCCGACTTCATTGTCTATCGTAGTTTCTACTTTGACGGGGAACACCGTCGATCCCGTGACGATGTCGAAATGGGCTTACGAACATGGCTACTTGGCTGAAGGAGTTGGCAGCTATCATAGTTTGATTCCCGATGGTGCCAAACATTTTGGCCTAAATGTAACTGGTTCCTCTATCAACGAAGCACAAAAGGTCATAGATGCCTTAGCTCAAGGAAAGCTTGTAGTCGCCATTATGAGCAAAGGTCACTTTACATCATCGGGTCATTTCATGGTGCTGCGAGGTGTCACCTCAGATGGAAAAATATTGGTTGCTGATCCAGCCAGCCGTAAACGTAGCCAACAAGCATGGGATTTCTCGATCATCTTGAATGAAGCCCGGAAGAACGCTTCCGCAGGTGGCCCGTTCTGGATTATCGGTTGA
- a CDS encoding DUF4320 family protein, whose product MKHLINKRGEGYVDVVVLVMAVMLCVALVVKVIPVFVTKYQLDTFAAELAREAEISGRVGQETTQRAAELQAQTGLHPTISWSKTGQIQINQEFTVTLNTTVNIGLFGDFGSFPIELTAKGPGKSEVYWK is encoded by the coding sequence ATGAAGCACCTCATCAATAAACGTGGCGAGGGATATGTGGATGTTGTCGTATTGGTCATGGCCGTCATGCTTTGTGTGGCGCTGGTGGTAAAAGTTATCCCCGTCTTTGTAACAAAATATCAATTAGATACTTTTGCGGCAGAGTTAGCGCGCGAGGCTGAGATTTCAGGTAGAGTCGGACAGGAAACTACGCAGCGAGCCGCAGAACTACAGGCGCAAACGGGGCTGCACCCTACGATCTCCTGGAGCAAAACCGGGCAGATTCAGATCAATCAGGAGTTCACGGTGACGCTGAATACCACTGTTAATATCGGGTTGTTCGGCGATTTTGGTTCCTTTCCAATTGAGCTCACGGCGAAAGGCCCCGGCAAAAGCGAGGTGTACTGGAAATGA
- a CDS encoding DUF6133 family protein: protein MKKWLKAAREKSIDTAALAKQTLRNRRGEGYVDTGIKILIAVVIGALLLAGLYVLFNGTILPTLTQRIKDMFNYKG from the coding sequence ATGAAAAAATGGTTGAAGGCAGCAAGGGAAAAAAGCATAGATACTGCAGCGCTGGCAAAACAAACCCTGCGCAATCGTCGCGGAGAAGGTTACGTAGATACCGGGATCAAAATTCTGATTGCCGTTGTCATCGGAGCCTTGCTGCTGGCCGGCCTGTATGTGCTATTTAATGGCACGATTCTTCCAACCCTGACACAACGCATCAAGGATATGTTCAACTACAAAGGCTAA
- a CDS encoding prepilin peptidase, with translation MSSISLHIWLLFPLLLWASICDLKTKQIPNVIPLAIFLVGLLHFSPLFSIFGLLCTGIPYWIGAIGSDGKIGGGDIKLMAACGFVFGPLYGTLQSLSGLGFVLIFATAIALRHGFHIAKYTALPLAPFLSAGGVVVVILAHLTK, from the coding sequence ATGAGCAGCATTTCCCTTCATATATGGCTGCTCTTTCCTCTTTTGCTCTGGGCAAGTATTTGCGACCTGAAAACGAAACAAATCCCAAATGTTATTCCCCTCGCCATCTTCCTCGTAGGTTTACTCCACTTCTCCCCGCTCTTCTCCATCTTTGGACTACTGTGTACCGGAATTCCCTATTGGATTGGTGCCATAGGTTCAGACGGTAAAATTGGCGGCGGTGACATCAAACTGATGGCAGCTTGCGGCTTTGTATTCGGCCCTCTATATGGGACGCTACAAAGCCTATCCGGCTTGGGATTCGTGCTAATTTTCGCGACTGCTATTGCCCTTCGTCATGGATTTCACATCGCCAAATATACGGCCTTACCGCTTGCTCCCTTTTTATCTGCTGGCGGTGTGGTGGTCGTTATACTGGCTCATCTCACTAAGTAA
- a CDS encoding type II secretion system F family protein — protein MILFLVSFVVLSAGCLLLLDLSPRVLREELSHTLTHLSSRQLSLGKRVRLAQHPKKLKGWRAAIQEAKAILQQTGQVNKIGLMAASSLALAILGAILGMMLHNGWLAPVLAGGLALCPVWMVIFTSTFYKKRLHAELETSLSIITTSYLRSENILAAVEENVPYLNPPVSDVFQAFLAESKLIHSNLRLALLQLQDRINDSVFQEWCTALIACQDDRTLKSTLMPIVAKLSDMRVVSAELDYQLYEPLKEFITMALLMLGNIPLLYFLNRDWFHSLTDSLPGQMVLALCGVTLFIGFAAVIRLTRPLEYKR, from the coding sequence ATGATTTTGTTTTTAGTTTCCTTCGTCGTTTTATCTGCTGGCTGCCTATTGCTACTGGATCTATCTCCGCGGGTGTTAAGAGAGGAATTATCGCACACCCTCACACATTTATCCTCACGACAGCTTTCCCTCGGTAAACGCGTCCGATTGGCTCAACACCCAAAAAAACTCAAAGGGTGGCGCGCTGCTATCCAAGAAGCGAAGGCTATTCTTCAGCAAACCGGGCAAGTAAATAAAATTGGACTTATGGCCGCAAGCTCTTTGGCCTTAGCTATTCTGGGGGCCATACTGGGAATGATGCTTCACAACGGCTGGCTGGCCCCGGTACTAGCTGGAGGGCTCGCCCTCTGTCCTGTATGGATGGTCATCTTCACCTCCACCTTCTATAAGAAACGGCTTCACGCTGAGCTAGAAACCTCCCTCTCTATTATCACTACCTCATATCTGCGTAGTGAGAACATACTGGCAGCGGTCGAAGAGAATGTGCCGTACCTTAATCCGCCGGTATCCGATGTCTTTCAGGCATTCCTAGCCGAATCCAAACTGATCCACTCCAATTTGCGCTTAGCGCTTCTTCAGCTGCAGGACCGAATTAATGACAGCGTCTTTCAGGAGTGGTGCACTGCGCTGATCGCTTGCCAGGATGATCGCACACTCAAGTCCACGCTAATGCCAATTGTCGCCAAGCTTTCGGATATGCGCGTGGTTTCTGCTGAGCTAGATTATCAACTGTACGAACCATTGAAAGAATTTATAACGATGGCGCTGCTCATGCTGGGAAACATCCCTTTGCTCTACTTTCTCAATCGGGATTGGTTCCACAGCCTAACTGATAGCTTGCCGGGACAAATGGTGCTGGCTCTTTGTGGCGTGACTCTCTTTATTGGGTTTGCGGCAGTCATCCGGTTAACAAGGCCTTTGGAGTATAAGCGATGA
- a CDS encoding Mbov_0395 family pilin-like conjugal transfer protein has product MLINSQSVYASGDIKGSKLVTGTEKLIGDVTTWLMILAPVVAGLLIIYFCIRRSAADEMDTKKWNNRIIVAIVSCIGAVLGSATLNVIIGYYK; this is encoded by the coding sequence TTGCTGATAAATTCCCAATCTGTCTATGCATCAGGAGATATCAAAGGCAGCAAGCTTGTAACCGGTACGGAGAAGTTAATCGGAGATGTCACGACTTGGTTGATGATCCTCGCCCCTGTAGTCGCTGGCTTGCTTATCATTTACTTCTGCATCCGGCGCTCTGCTGCGGACGAGATGGACACGAAGAAGTGGAACAATCGGATTATCGTGGCCATCGTTTCTTGTATTGGAGCCGTGCTTGGTTCAGCCACTCTCAATGTCATTATCGGCTATTACAAGTAA
- a CDS encoding JAB domain-containing protein, which produces MALNPLDDQLITDYIQSLSRLTGIPLDKLQQYGSANNLLNALEHPYSLELTSAQIRKVELLNAFLRSHRFLQWEEENAKQVISSPEIANRYFSIHLAGIKDRERFMVAFLDRKNQIIETKVISEGSVSEAQVYPRNILKAALNADCSSIILAHNHPSGISTPSPEDIMLTKNLVSIFSPLHIQVLDHIIIAGTTFASLANLGQMPRVAESTPSYSSQRHQAREINTPYSIEFLPSSALEKQTDDEWER; this is translated from the coding sequence ATGGCCTTAAATCCATTGGATGATCAATTAATTACGGATTACATCCAATCGCTCTCACGTTTGACCGGCATTCCGCTTGATAAATTACAGCAATATGGATCTGCAAACAACTTGCTGAACGCTTTGGAGCATCCGTACTCTTTGGAATTAACAAGCGCGCAAATTCGCAAGGTTGAGCTACTGAACGCTTTCCTTCGTTCTCATCGTTTTTTGCAGTGGGAAGAAGAAAACGCCAAACAAGTGATCTCGTCACCTGAAATAGCAAATCGCTATTTCTCCATCCATCTGGCCGGCATAAAAGATCGGGAGCGTTTTATGGTTGCTTTTTTGGACCGCAAAAATCAAATCATAGAAACAAAGGTGATTTCTGAAGGAAGTGTAAGCGAAGCACAAGTCTATCCCCGGAACATCCTGAAGGCTGCTTTGAATGCTGACTGTTCTTCGATCATTCTGGCCCATAATCATCCAAGTGGAATTTCCACACCTTCACCCGAAGATATCATGCTTACCAAGAATCTAGTCTCGATTTTCTCTCCCCTTCATATCCAGGTTCTTGATCATATTATCATTGCAGGAACAACCTTCGCCTCGCTTGCCAATCTTGGACAAATGCCGCGTGTTGCAGAAAGTACACCGAGTTATAGTAGTCAAAGGCATCAGGCTCGGGAAATAAATACTCCCTATTCTATCGAGTTCCTTCCTTCTTCTGCGTTGGAAAAACAAACTGATGATGAATGGGAGAGATAA
- a CDS encoding MinD/ParA family ATP-binding protein: MNDKTLIAVWGSPSSGKTVTAVKLAQAFANRKQNVLLLCSDALCPSAGTIAPKGSANHASLGELLSLPALSQDDILHYALPLDVSPHIALLGYKKGDSSFSYATYSRERAVDLLTLARHMADVVIVDCSSYLSADLLSVIALELADHVVRIHSCDLKSLMFFASYLPLLTDHRFRRSSVVPVLSKVKPEQDSNEYTQIFGGIDITLPYLLQIEQQVATAQLLEDCSGKEAAAYLQGIHSLIDHLLPAKSAATPPKRTDSSSHPLSYFKNTLNRFSRMKRGDRS, from the coding sequence ATGAATGACAAAACATTGATTGCCGTATGGGGCAGCCCAAGCAGCGGAAAGACGGTGACAGCAGTAAAGCTGGCTCAAGCCTTTGCCAATCGAAAACAGAACGTGCTTTTGCTTTGCAGTGATGCGCTTTGCCCCTCTGCGGGCACGATTGCGCCAAAGGGTAGCGCCAATCATGCTTCTCTGGGAGAACTACTGAGCTTGCCAGCTTTAAGCCAGGACGATATTTTACACTATGCTTTACCGCTTGATGTCTCTCCGCATATAGCACTTCTGGGATACAAAAAAGGAGATAGCTCCTTCAGCTATGCAACCTACAGCCGTGAGCGTGCCGTAGATTTGCTAACCCTTGCTCGTCATATGGCAGATGTGGTCATTGTCGATTGCTCGAGTTATCTTTCAGCCGATCTTTTATCCGTTATTGCGCTGGAGTTGGCCGATCATGTGGTACGCATCCACAGTTGTGATCTAAAGAGCCTGATGTTTTTCGCTTCCTATTTGCCACTTTTGACCGACCATCGCTTTCGCCGCTCCAGTGTTGTTCCGGTGTTATCTAAGGTAAAACCCGAGCAGGACAGCAACGAATACACTCAGATCTTTGGTGGTATCGACATAACACTGCCCTACCTTCTGCAGATTGAACAGCAAGTAGCTACGGCTCAATTATTGGAGGATTGTTCTGGCAAAGAGGCCGCTGCCTACCTCCAAGGCATTCATTCATTAATCGACCACCTATTGCCGGCCAAATCAGCAGCCACTCCGCCTAAACGAACAGATTCTTCCAGCCACCCTCTTTCCTATTTCAAAAACACATTGAATCGTTTCTCGCGAATGAAACGAGGTGACCGTTCTTGA
- a CDS encoding CpaF/VirB11 family protein, producing the protein MNHAAHFFSTESKSFTDVLQEVQSYLSGKYATLISRKPEEQKQQLIAYMSQYLTDHRLHVPGLSFDELVNRLYAEMVEYSFLTRYLYSKDVEEININGYNDVKISYTDGRIIPAEEQFSSPEHAIDIVRRLLHQSGMILDYSQPIVRGHLANNIRITVFGPPITDKEKGIAASIRIINPQKLAREDFVVNGTATAEMLDFLSLCLRYGLSMCVTGATGSGKTTLMSWLLSTIPFEKRIFTIENETREFDLVVQDEHGLVLNNVVHTVTRSSEDPRQHIDQERLLEFALTANPDVICVGEMKSAEAFAAQEAARTGHTVITTTHANSCLTTYYRMVTLCTQKYEMNDATLYNLVTEAFPLVLFVKKLEDNSRRIMEITECRILPNGQREIAPLFRYAVHSIREISGKIVVEGGYEKVRDISPELQKRLLENGMPLSRLTTLLEGGAA; encoded by the coding sequence TTGAACCATGCTGCTCATTTTTTCTCTACCGAGTCCAAATCGTTTACCGATGTGCTGCAAGAGGTTCAGAGCTATCTTTCCGGAAAATACGCAACGTTGATTAGCCGAAAACCCGAAGAGCAGAAACAGCAGCTTATCGCCTATATGAGTCAATATCTAACCGACCATCGCCTACACGTGCCAGGACTATCCTTTGATGAGCTGGTCAACCGTCTGTATGCCGAAATGGTTGAGTACTCCTTCCTCACCCGCTACCTGTACTCTAAAGACGTTGAAGAGATCAACATCAATGGCTATAACGATGTCAAAATCAGCTACACGGATGGCCGAATTATTCCGGCTGAGGAACAGTTCTCATCGCCAGAACATGCTATTGATATCGTCCGGCGGCTGCTGCATCAATCTGGAATGATTTTAGATTATTCACAACCGATAGTACGCGGACATCTTGCCAATAACATCCGTATCACGGTATTCGGACCACCGATTACGGATAAAGAAAAAGGCATTGCCGCCTCAATTCGGATCATTAATCCACAGAAGCTAGCCCGGGAAGATTTCGTCGTCAATGGCACGGCGACTGCCGAAATGCTCGATTTTCTAAGTCTTTGCTTGCGTTACGGCTTGTCTATGTGTGTGACAGGCGCTACAGGCAGCGGCAAAACCACTTTGATGAGCTGGCTTCTCTCCACCATCCCCTTTGAAAAGCGGATATTCACGATTGAAAATGAGACTCGTGAATTTGATTTAGTCGTCCAGGATGAACACGGACTGGTCCTCAATAATGTTGTACACACTGTAACCCGGTCTAGCGAAGATCCACGGCAGCATATTGACCAGGAAAGACTGCTGGAGTTTGCCTTAACTGCCAATCCGGATGTGATTTGTGTGGGCGAAATGAAATCAGCCGAGGCGTTCGCTGCTCAGGAAGCAGCCCGAACTGGGCATACCGTCATTACGACTACCCATGCTAATTCTTGTTTAACCACCTATTACCGCATGGTCACACTTTGCACCCAGAAGTACGAAATGAACGACGCTACGCTGTACAACTTGGTGACAGAGGCGTTTCCGCTGGTGTTATTCGTCAAGAAGCTGGAAGATAATTCTCGGCGGATCATGGAGATTACAGAATGCCGCATCCTGCCAAATGGGCAACGGGAAATCGCTCCCCTATTTCGCTATGCCGTTCATTCCATCAGGGAAATTAGCGGAAAAATTGTGGTGGAGGGCGGATATGAAAAGGTCCGTGATATTTCTCCTGAACTGCAAAAGAGGCTTTTAGAAAACGGAATGCCATTGTCTCGGCTTACCACACTTCTGGAAGGAGGAGCAGCATGA
- a CDS encoding conjugal transfer protein TrbL family protein translates to MEKIILLLVIALLNGSLVYIDSLLKDIIPISLYAEKYMTLTTGANLLENLYDIVFSFGVALMILKFLKKGFEIYVLWTDGDPDEEPLFLLTNFFRSMAVAICFPTIYTWLGQIVEDLSNQLLGAIGQSTNYDWQMWVNALESAGLVTAVFGLIFVVCFFILYFQFLMRGLEMFILRVGIPLACVGLLDNDKGVFRAYAQKFMQSMLAVVIQIALAKLGVGLMLQNHVFWGMACMMLAIRTPRFLSDFLITTGGNGGVVNNVYHSIKLVGMARKLGKAG, encoded by the coding sequence TTGGAAAAAATCATTTTGCTGCTAGTCATTGCGCTTTTGAATGGTTCTTTGGTCTATATTGACTCTTTGCTGAAAGACATCATTCCAATTTCCCTGTACGCCGAGAAATACATGACGTTAACCACTGGAGCAAATCTGCTTGAAAATCTCTACGACATTGTGTTCTCGTTCGGTGTCGCCTTAATGATCCTCAAATTCCTGAAAAAGGGTTTCGAAATTTACGTGTTATGGACCGATGGCGATCCTGATGAAGAACCTCTTTTTCTGCTCACCAACTTTTTCCGCTCCATGGCTGTTGCGATCTGCTTCCCCACCATTTATACCTGGCTCGGTCAAATTGTCGAAGACTTATCCAATCAACTGCTGGGAGCAATCGGTCAATCTACTAATTACGATTGGCAGATGTGGGTCAATGCCTTAGAGTCTGCCGGATTGGTCACAGCTGTCTTTGGCCTCATCTTCGTGGTGTGTTTCTTCATTCTGTACTTCCAGTTTTTGATGCGAGGACTTGAAATGTTTATCTTGCGTGTTGGCATCCCGCTGGCCTGCGTCGGTTTACTGGACAACGACAAAGGCGTGTTCCGTGCATATGCTCAAAAATTCATGCAATCCATGCTGGCAGTTGTCATTCAGATTGCCCTAGCAAAGCTGGGCGTCGGATTAATGCTACAGAATCACGTGTTTTGGGGGATGGCCTGCATGATGCTGGCGATCCGGACCCCTCGCTTCCTCTCCGACTTCTTGATTACAACCGGAGGCAATGGAGGCGTGGTTAACAATGTCTATCACAGTATCAAGCTCGTTGGCATGGCGCGCAAACTGGGCAAGGCAGGTTAG